The genomic stretch TATTGCAACAAGGCTGTGTGTGGCATCCAAATCATGATGCCTTAGTGGTACTAACAAAGAGAGATGCCTCAGTGTTGTTTGCGGTGCAAATTGACAATCGTAGAGTTAAAGCAGATATTAAAGGTAGTGGTTTGATTCACTGTGCCTGTTGGACTACAAATGGGAATCGTTTAGTGATTGCTATAGGCAGTGCCCTTCATTCTTACATTTGGAATAATGCTCAAAAGACTCTTCATGCATGCAATTTCTGCCCTATTTTTGATGTTGGAGGATATATCTGTGCAATAGAGGCTTGTTTGGATTTGCAAGTGGTTGTGACAACTGAATTACCCCTTGATAAAATCTGTGGTCTCAATGCTGGTATTACCTTTGATGTTACACCTACGTCAGAAACAGGATCTTTGATCTCGCGATCCACAATGCTGGCTGTTGATGAAAACCGTTCCATGGATATAAGAAGAAAATCAATAGATTCCGCAAGACCTTTGGTAGAAGACCCAACACTTTCATCATCTGGTCCTTTAAACCTGACCCATCTTCTGGCAAATCATCGAAAATCTGATCCCAGCCCTCTTATTCACCTGAAGCGCAGGGATTGCCTTACTGGAAGTGGTCGCGACTCTTCACATCTGATTCTAGTAACTTTCGAGAGAAAGGTGACAACAACTAGAAAAGTAAGCATCCCTGGGATTCTGGTCCCTGATATCATAAGTTTTGACCCTTGTCGATGTACGATCGCTGTATCATCCAACAGTTGTAACATGATATTAGTGTATTCAGTGACCCCTTCAAGTATGCCCAACATTCAGCAAATTCAGTTGCAAAAAAATGAACGGCCAAAGGGCTTGTGTTTTCTGACTGAAAAACTATTGTTGCTTTTAGTTGGGAGGCAAAAATCAAATGATCTTGCTTTTCTACCATCTTCAAATTCAGATCGTTATTTAATCAGGCTTCTGACTAAAAAGCTATTGTTAGATGATGCGTCTGTATTATCAGAGACTCTTCAAATTGAGCAACCTGGTATTAACATCTCTGGAATGAAGAAGTATTTTGAAAATCTGTCCAAGGAAGAGCCAATTACAGGAAAAGAACTATTATTGCCAGGGGATACCACAATTCAATTTCCAAATGGTAGAAGGGGATTTATAGAAGAAGTAAAGAACAACAGTAGTGAGCAGAGCTCGGAAGCAAGCACTCCAAAACTAACAGAAGGAGCCTCACCCATTGCGTCTGCAGTGATTTTAAGGAGCTATGATGCAGAACCTGTAAATAGCTCCATAACTATGCATGGACTTAGGACACCAAATAAGGATTTGATTAGCCCAATCTTGCTTAAGGGAGACCAAACTACACAGTCACATGCTGGCACTTTACTATACAATAGTGACAATGCAAATGACAAAATTGAACAATTGTCTAGAAAAATGGAAAGATTATTTGATAGCTTCACAGAAATGAAGCAGTGCCATTCTCAAATGTCAGATTATATGAGAAATGGAAAGAAGTCTTCAATGGCTTATCCAGCTGATCCTTCCTTTCTTTATGTCATCTGTCAGGTAATTTTTTTAATTAGAATGTTATCAATGCTGTCAAAAGATAGGTGTTTAACTCATACTCTTGGGTATAGAAGTCAAAATTATGCGTTATTTGATTTTGAACATAATCATTGCTACATGAAGACTTCAAAATTTTAATAGTCATACAGTATTTTAAAGAAGAAGCTAAACTTAATCCGGGAACAGTTAAGACTGCACAAGGTTACTATCATGTGATCAGCTATAAAACAGTGCTTATTGTTAACAATTGAAACTGGTTCTTTTAAAACACTTGTTTCATTGTTCTAATTATTTAGTTGGATACCAATTCATTATTTACAGTTGGATATGTATAATTAAAACTGGGAAACATACCATTTTTGTTTCATGATAGGACTAATCAAATTAACTCtaaattattttcattttaagCATGAAACATCCAAAACATTTTATTTGCAAGTTGTTTCATTACATTTATTCTTTCAAAATTCAAAGAAACCAAACTTTGCATCGGAACTCGCATCTTTGGTAATAATGAGGACACAAAAGAGCAGATATTCAAATTGTCAGGTGTAAACTCCTTTAGTCAGAGGTGTCCAACCTGCTACCCTAGGACCTCAGACAGCCCCCATGCCCCTGGCAATCATGCCCTTGAAGTCCAGGCTTATATTTCTCATtttctggtttgtcctgtttgtatTTTGTGGGCTTGTTGGTCTGGAAAGGCCAGTttttagcactgttgcctcattggtggataaatcctaaatcagaacatcaacatttattagtatcagcaacttcAGACATATACAAATTAATGTGAACACAGATTAAACTTCGCATATAGCCCCGGAGGCTCTGTCATGTACACTTATATGGCCCATGAAGACAAAAGCTTGGACATCCCTGCTTTAGACTTTTGCTAATTTCATAGAAGTAAGTGCACGTGTTGACCATCCATTTGTTAATGCTGCATAATTAATCTGCTATTGCATCTGAATTTACCATTACCATCAATTACCATTGATTAAGGAATTCAATCagatataatttaaataatttccACTAATCAGTAAAAATAAGGCAAACAACATTGATGGCAGCAAAGTGCAGAAAATGGCAACAAAACAGCATGCAGAAGACCACATTTTCGTGAACTTGCTTTTAGAAGTATATCAACTTAATTTTTTTGAGAGAAGGGTTAACAAAAGTATCAttccacaaaaaaaaactgctaAATGGCCGGCATCCTCCTTATACAAAAAATTGTTTCCAACATAACACGTGCAGAGGACCACAGAAAACATAATAATTTGAAGCACATCCAAAAGAAAAGTAGCACAAATAAAAAGGAAAGCAAGAATGATCAAGAGGGGAACAGTTTGCATTCCAGGCACCACCAATGAAAAGGTGATAATGATAaaatataatataaaatatacCCTTGCACATGTTTTCCCATCATTGAACAGAACTATTGCAGCACTGCAAAGAAACAGTGTACAAGTCTTTCTATTTAAGAATACTATATAATGTCACCCTTTATTTCATACTcttctttcctgaaggtgttaacacatgctggggtatggttcctctGGACTCCCAATCACACTACGCATGTTGGGTTTACTCACTAAGTTGTCTGGGAAGCCCACTATGTAAAGTAGCAGTGAAAATAATTACACTGATATGTACatatatttgtaatttttttatttTGTCACTTCTGTATCCAATGTGATTTTTGTTTTCTTCCACCGTACCAGTTTCCTAATCTCatttcaggtacagaatacagaacATGTTATgctataattacaccctcctgcccagttcatattataaatgtggacataagaattcaTATTTAGTAAAGCTGACAGGAAGTATGTGCAGGTGTGAGATTTTTAATATATCAATTGATTTCCTGTGGCACACAATAAGTTTGAGAATATGGCCACACTTATCTTTCTCTGCCTTCATGTTTCCCACCAGTCTTTCCGCTTctgcttttctttctcttttccctcTGTCCTCTTCTACTTCGacctctctttttcttttttcgGGTGAGTGGTGTGGAGGGAAAAGGAGCCATCAATAGCTGCAGGCTGCATTTGGGGTGGAATTTGTGGGGGAAATGTGGCCCTCAGCTGCTCccttctcattccctcccctATTTACTCACATTTCCCCCACCCCTATGGTCCCATTCTGTTCCCTACTTCACCTTGCCATTACTCATTCCCATTCCTACCACCCCTTCACTCCCATCACTACCCTGCCCCTTCCTCATTGAACTATTTGTTCAATCCCTGCATCTTCCCCTCCACTTGCTTCACTGTTATTCTCCTCACCCTGAACCCTCTATCcacccctcttctcccctccctcttctcccctccccattttACACTCTCCCTGCAGTGGCAGGTGGCGAGAGGCCCCATTGCCCTCAACAAGTTTCCATCCAGCATCCCTTCGCTTTCCACCCCCAGtgtatttttaaattgaagtaaCAACAAATGAAGAAAGAAACACTCTCTGTCCTAGCCTCTCTCTCACAGGTGTAAGCAATAATTAGTAACTACCTTTTCTATCAGCAAAACAAAATCAGTTAAATAGCTGGCTTCAAAATTGGGGTTAATGTGAAATCTCGGTCTCTGGCCTCTGTCTGTCTTGGCTGTCTTTTTGTCTCCTCCTCAATTTACACTCTAAAGTTTATAGaatacaaaacaaaagctacaacagatGTGTAGTCAGATCATTCTCTGTCTCACATACACATAAGCTTTTTTTTTAGTAAAGtacttaaaaaatattttgcctcAGAAAAGCTTTTGAAAATTggcttgtttttcaaaattagttGAGAAAAGCTACTGAGTAGACAGCGTTGGAAGCTTAAGAAAATGTTCAATCAGTACAGCTGACTGAAcagtactgacacagtctgggaagTTAGGCACGCTACTTATTTTCAGACTGCAGAACCAAAATTCAATTCATGGAGCTCTGGCCAAAAGTTTCAAGCCCAAGCCCAGACATTAAAAGACAATTCAGTGGATATATTTAATCATCTAATTTTAtgcattttttattttgtttagacCCTTATTTTGGACTTTGACATTTAAAtcactgatttaaaaaaatgcaTGATAGTATTGTAATTTGTGGGACTCTGGTAGCCAGATTGCGCAATCATAGTGGCAGGTTTATATAGGgaatcccattataaatgtggacataggaacttTTCAATGGGGAAAAGTTAACACAAAAATGTAACAACATGTGTAGACAGGAAATGCAAACATCTGTATATTATAAACAGATAATGCAACGTGAATACATTTGTTGAAGACAATTCAATATTAATGCATGATGCCTCCACATTGATCAATATGCTAATCACAAGCATgtcaagtattgaaaaaattgacCTAAAGCTTATTATATAGGCCTTTTGGCAGTAATAAAACTTCTGATTTTAAATGTGACTCATAGCGATgtacattattttaaaaatcatatcATGCAGCATTTTAGAAATTTAATTGGATCCTGCTGGTTATTGATACAATTTGTATTTTTAGTTCACTGGCATTAAAcatttacaattatattaaacCATTGTTCAATACGCAAACTTGCATCAGTGATACCAAGTACCTATAACACTTGGGGACTGCCAGTTCTGCACGGTGTTGTCGACATAAATATTGCTGAAGCTTGGATATCTTCTCTGAAGTGTTTTATGTTTAAGAATGAATTCTGTTATCAATGATCTAAATGTAACATTGGACTTTTCAAACCTCGCTTCAGTGGTGCTGTGCATTGACTTGTCTCTATGGTTTCCAGCATGATCAGTCCTGCTGTCACTTGAGTATATGAGGAAGTGCTCAGCACACATTTTTGTCCAGACTGATGGAAACCACCAAAAAACAGTCAATCTATAATATAGCCACTCTTGTTCCAGTAACAAGTCCAGGAAGGCAGGGGCAGAAGCTTAGACGGTCCATTTGCCTGTTCTTTCATTCAGGGATTGATGGTTGGTGTGAGAAAACCCCAAATTAATTTacaaaatagaatttttttttccatttagctAGAATGGCTATGAATTAATCCATCTATCAATAAAATGCCCTCACAATACCTTACTTTCAAATCTTATACCTTCAGTGTtaaaactatctcctctttagggatatatttaatttatttaacttTTTCGTGTATTTATGTGCACCTTAAAATGATACGCAGTGCCAGAAAATGGAATACCCTTTTACTTTGGGACCCAGTATCAGCATCTCACACACCCCAGTTATATACAGCATAGATCTGATGGAGGATAAAGacccctttactttataattacaataTATCTTAAATCCAGCCTAAAGACTTCCTCTGCATGATATTTCTATTGACCACACCAACCATCTTTCTGGCCTAGCTGCGTGAGATTGCTATTTAGCTAAGATTATGAGCAGCTGTATTTATAGATGTTCACCCACCAGGAACTGGATTGAAATGGTTGAAAATAATTTTGCTTAGGACCCCTACAGGCATTGGAGAACAAAAACTTTCCTGGGCTGGGCTAGATTCAACCTCAGGACCCTGTGGTCCAAGAACAATATTCCAACCTGTTGTATCATCCAATTCCCTATGGCAAATATACACATTTTAATGAATACCATAAAACATGTGTAAATTGTAACGTCACCAAGAGAGTTTTTAAATTGCTATTAAATAAATTTGTTTAAATTGTTTGGTTTTAAAGAATTACATCTGTAATACATAACATTTCTTTGAATCTAAATTCTTTTTGAAGAAAAAGCTGCAAGAAAATACAGTTGTGGATGAAAAACGAGCTTTTATCCTTTGTGAAGGCAAGCTTCGTCTGAGTACAGTCCAAGACGTTTTTAATCTCTTTGTTGTTGAAATGTTTCATGGTAAGTGGTTTCTGTTTGTGAATAGGAAAGGTATTATGCCTTTTTCTGTAGTTGAGGCATTGGAAACATTTGGCAAATCCTGGGTATGAGATTTTCAGTCCTGAATCAGGCGCATACCTGAGATGTTATCTCATGCCAAAAATATAATTGTGGTTCAAAGCAATAAGCTTCATCTGTTGCCCAGGTTGTGCTGGACAGAATGCTTGTGCTTTAATCTGAGTTTGATATCCTGTTACCACTGAAATGACTGCAATCACTTATTTCCTCAATTGGAAAGACTGAGTCACATCTCTTGCTAATGGTAGAAAGAAGAGCATTGTCAGTGTGGTGCCAGTGagtagcattttttgtttttttaacctcATCTTGTAGTAACTTGTTAATGCGGGTCAAAAATTCTCAGCTTCAGGAAGAAAAATCACGTGCAGTTTAAAATTTGAAGGCTTATGTCACTCTGTGATGGCCCATATTGCACCTGCTATCTCCAGAAGGTTTATCTATGCACATGTGcaaaacaaagtttttttttcagtgCAGAGTGTGACAAAG from Heptranchias perlo isolate sHepPer1 chromosome 5, sHepPer1.hap1, whole genome shotgun sequence encodes the following:
- the wdcp gene encoding WD repeat and coiled-coil-containing protein isoform X2 → MIIMELGKAKLLRTGINLLHQALHPIHGIAWTDGKQVALTAIYLVNGEVKFGDSSVIGSFEHVSGLHWGPVCYTGAVALLAVQHKKHITVWQLQNSTSEHNKLLVSETCELGEIFPILQQGCVWHPNHDALVVLTKRDASVLFAVQIDNRRVKADIKGSGLIHCACWTTNGNRLVIAIGSALHSYIWNNAQKTLHACNFCPIFDVGGYICAIEACLDLQVVVTTELPLDKICGLNAGITFDVTPTSETGSLISRSTMLAVDENRSMDIRRKSIDSARPLVEDPTLSSSGPLNLTHLLANHRKSDPSPLIHLKRRDCLTGSGRDSSHLILVTFERKVTTTRKVSIPGILVPDIISFDPCRCTIAVSSNSCNMILVYSVTPSSMPNIQQIQLQKNERPKGLCFLTEKLLLLLVGRQKSNDLAFLPSSNSDRYLIRLLTKKLLLDDASVLSETLQIEQPGINISGMKKYFENLSKEEPITGKELLLPGDTTIQFPNGRRGFIEEVKNNSSEQSSEASTPKLTEGASPIASAVILRSYDAEPVNSSITMHGLRTPNKDLISPILLKGDQTTQSHAGTLLYNSDNANDKIEQLSRKMERLFDSFTEMKQCHSQMSDYMRNGKKSSMAYPADPSFLYVICQKKLQENTVVDEKRAFILCEGKLRLSTVQDVFNLFVVEMFHEYWTSPERRNYAMFSAAFNMSSITTNTSLWPSPHLHYSPLNSHPTSNRPSFAANYPAFRRTASPTPHNPATVTSARHARSSTQIPPSHERTPPTRCMVHTPVTRPTLSTSYVAGKDAPEHGTLARPCRHCDNG
- the wdcp gene encoding WD repeat and coiled-coil-containing protein isoform X1; translated protein: MFQVMRFLQMIIMELGKAKLLRTGINLLHQALHPIHGIAWTDGKQVALTAIYLVNGEVKFGDSSVIGSFEHVSGLHWGPVCYTGAVALLAVQHKKHITVWQLQNSTSEHNKLLVSETCELGEIFPILQQGCVWHPNHDALVVLTKRDASVLFAVQIDNRRVKADIKGSGLIHCACWTTNGNRLVIAIGSALHSYIWNNAQKTLHACNFCPIFDVGGYICAIEACLDLQVVVTTELPLDKICGLNAGITFDVTPTSETGSLISRSTMLAVDENRSMDIRRKSIDSARPLVEDPTLSSSGPLNLTHLLANHRKSDPSPLIHLKRRDCLTGSGRDSSHLILVTFERKVTTTRKVSIPGILVPDIISFDPCRCTIAVSSNSCNMILVYSVTPSSMPNIQQIQLQKNERPKGLCFLTEKLLLLLVGRQKSNDLAFLPSSNSDRYLIRLLTKKLLLDDASVLSETLQIEQPGINISGMKKYFENLSKEEPITGKELLLPGDTTIQFPNGRRGFIEEVKNNSSEQSSEASTPKLTEGASPIASAVILRSYDAEPVNSSITMHGLRTPNKDLISPILLKGDQTTQSHAGTLLYNSDNANDKIEQLSRKMERLFDSFTEMKQCHSQMSDYMRNGKKSSMAYPADPSFLYVICQKKLQENTVVDEKRAFILCEGKLRLSTVQDVFNLFVVEMFHEYWTSPERRNYAMFSAAFNMSSITTNTSLWPSPHLHYSPLNSHPTSNRPSFAANYPAFRRTASPTPHNPATVTSARHARSSTQIPPSHERTPPTRCMVHTPVTRPTLSTSYVAGKDAPEHGTLARPCRHCDNG
- the wdcp gene encoding WD repeat and coiled-coil-containing protein isoform X3, with product MFQVMRFLQMIIMELGKAKLLRTGINLLHQALHPIHGIAWTDGKQVALTAIYLVNGEVKFGDSSVIGSFEHVSGLHWGPVCYTGAVALLAVQHKKHITVWQLQNSTSEHNKLLVSETCELGEIFPILQQGCVWHPNHDALVVLTKRDASVLFAVQIDNRRVKADIKGSGLIHCACWTTNGNRLVIAIGSALHSYIWNNAQKTLHACNFCPIFDVGGYICAIEACLDLQVVVTTELPLDKICGLNAGITFDVTPTSETGSLISRSTMLAVDENRSMDIRRKSIDSARPLVEDPTLSSSGPLNLTHLLANHRKSDPSPLIHLKRRDCLTGSGRDSSHLILVTFERKVTTTRKVSIPGILVPDIISFDPCRCTIAVSSNSCNMILVYSVTPSSMPNIQQIQLQKNERPKGLCFLTEKLLLLLVGRQKSNDLAFLPSSNSDRYLIRLLTKKLLLDDASVLSETLQIEQPGINISGMKKYFENLSKEEPITGKELLLPGDTTIQFPNGRRGFIEEVKNNSSEQSSEASTPKLTEGASPIASAVILRSYDAEPVNSSITMHGLRTPNKDLISPILLKGDQTTQSHAGTLLYNSDNANDKIEQLSRKMERLFDSFTEMKQCHSQMSDYMRNGKKSSMAYPADPSFLYVICQKKLQENTVVDEKRAFILCEGKLRLSTVQDVFNLFVVEMFHGSNWIVLSADNDGFVPLTFKPKQEIMIRDGTQTTGHLEFPPPPSPTDSINLENEKSTT